TAATTTTAGCAAAAGTCATTTTTAATATTCCAATAATTGGGAGTTTACCACTCTTATATTTATACACATCTATTTATATTTTAGTGATTTTAGGAATCGGTTTATTCATTTCCAATTTTACAAACACACAACAACAAGCCATGTTTATAGCTTGGTTTTTTACTGTTATTTTTATTTTAATGAGTGGTTTATTTACACCTATAGAAAGTATGCCAAAATGGGCGCAAACCATAACAGAATTTAATCCAATAAAATATTTTGTAGAAGTGATGCGTATGGTGATGCTTAAAGGTTCTGGTTTTATGGATATTCTTCCGCAGTTATTAAAAACATTGCTCTATGCTTTTATTATGAATGCTTTAGCCGTTTGGAGTTATAAAAAAACAAATTAATTGCTTGTGTAACAAAGGTAGCTGTACCTTTTCTTAGTTGAAGTTATCTTTATTAAAATTTACAATCATGTCTAAAATCGTCATTTTAGGAGCAGGTATTTCTGGTCATGTTTCAGCAGCACATTTGCGTAGAAAATTGTCTAAAAAACATGAAGTTCTGGTGGTATCTCCTAACAGCAATTACCAATGGATTCCTTCTAATATTTGGGTAGGAATTGGAAGGATGAAGTCTGAAAAAATATTGTTTCCATTAGCTCCTTTATACAAAAAAAAAGGAATTGGTTATAAACAAGCAAAAGCGATTTCATTTTTTCCTGAAGGAGATAAAAATGAAACAAAACCATATGTTTTAGCCGAATATGTAGCAGGAAAGAACAAAGGGGAGCAAGAAAAAATAACCTACGATTATTTAATTAATGCAACAGGGCCAAAACTAAATTTTGAAGCAACTCAAGGTTTAGTTCCTGGAGAAAACAAGACCTATTCTGTTTGTACTTATACACATGCAGGTCAAGCGTGGAAAGGTTTGAATGAAGTCATTCAAAAGATGAAAGCTAGCAAAAAAGCTAAAATTTTAATTGGTACCGGTCATGCAAAGTCAACCTGTCAAGGTGCGGCTTTTGAGTATATATTAAATGTAGAGCAAGAATTACGTAAACATAATGTACGTGATATGGCGGAAGTCACTTGGATTTCTAACGAATATCAATTAGGCGATTTCGGAATGGATGGCATGCTATTAAGCTATGGAAGCATGACCATGAAATCTCACGAAATGGTCGAAATGATTTTTGAAGACAGAGACATTAAATGGATTCTTGGAGCTGGAGTTGAAAAAATTGAAGATGGTCTAGCACATTACGAAAATCTGGAAGGAGAGCATAAAACTGAAACCTACGATTTTGCCATGTTAATTCCTTCGTTTTCTGGTCATGGATTTAAGGCCTATGATAAAAATGAAAACGACATCACAGAAAAACTCTTTAAAGGGTTTATGATTGTGGATGCCGATTATACACCAAAACCTTATGAAGAATGGTCTGTAAAAGATTGGCCAGAAACCTATCAAAATCCGAGTTATAAAAACATTTTTGCTCCAGGAATTGCATTTGCACCTCCACATGCTATCTCAAAACCAAGAACAAGTAAAAATGGAACCGTTATTTCACCAGCCCCACCAAGAACGGGAATGCCATCTGGTATTACTGCAAAGTTGGTAGCAGATAATATTATAGATTCTATAAAAAGTGGTAAAGAGTCTTTAAACCATAAAGGATCTATGGGGAATATGGGAGCAGCTTGTATTGCTTCTGCTGGTTACGGAATAACAAAAGGTAGTGGAGTAAGTATTACAACCTATCCAATTGTTCCAGATTACGAAAAATATCCTAAAACACAAGGACGGCAATTAGGAAAAACTTTCGGAGAAATTGGTTTAGCAGGTCATTGGTTAAAGTTGGCTTTGCATTATGCCTTTATTTACAAAGCAAAAATGAAACCTTTTTGGTGGTTGATTCCTGAGTAGATTAAACGTTTGGATTATCGAATCTACAAATAAACGAATTAAAAATAATAGTAAAATGACACAAAGAATATCAAAATATCAAAGATTTAAAATGATGAATCCTATCATTCAGTTTTTCAAATTCATTTATTTAAGTATAAAAATAATGATGGTGGTAGCTGGAGGACATGGAGGCACGAGAAAAGTAAACTGATGTGGTTATCAGTTTTTTGGTTGGTTAGTAAAAAGGCACTTATAGGCAATTATAAGTGTCTTTTTCTTTTGTATGTAACGCAGTTAATTTCCTTTTATACGTTGCCATAATTCGGTTAACAGCTTTTTACCATCACGACTATCTTTAGGTGCTTCATTAAAAGTAACTTTACCAGAAGCGTCAATATCTAATCTATATTTAAAAACAAAATTTTCAGATTTTGGAGCTAAACTTAGCAAACCAAATCGTAAATCGTTAAAATAAAGCGTATCATCCTTTTTATTAATAGTGTACCAACCTTCAGAAATAGCAATCATACGTTTTACACTTTCATTTTCAACAAGATCACCTAATAATTCATGGTTTTTAGTATAGCTTTCAAAAGGGATTGGTTGGGTATCAAAAAACGAATAATTCCCAAGTAAATAAGCATCTTCAGTTTGTACATTAACACTCCAAAGGATGGTGTTTAAAGGTGAAGGTCTGGTGTCTATTTCTAAATAATCTATGTTTTGAGTTTTTAAAGCAGATTCAAATTGAATAAACGCCATCCATTTTAAAAGAAATGTAAGTATTAAATAAGAAGTACTTATTATCAAACCCATCTTATTATAGAAACGTCGCTTTTCAGAGGTGCGTTTTTGTCGCATAGCCAAAATTAAAAACACTAAAAAAGGTAACGTATAAAGAGGATCTATAACAAAAATGGTCTTAAATGCCAATCGTAAATCAAAGGGCCAAAATAATTGAGTTCCCCAAGTAGTGTGTGCATCTAAAATAGGATGTGTTACAAATGACCAAAAAAATAACCAAAACCAACTTTTAAAATTTTTAAACGTTTCATACCGCGATACTATCCAAGCCAAAATGGGTGCAAAAAGCAAAGAAAACACAATACTATGTGTGAAACCACGATGTATGGCAAGAGCAGAAACTGTATCTGTAAAATATGAAGCAAAGACATCCAAATCTGGAATCGTGCCTGCAATGGCCCCATAAAGCATCGCTTTATTTCCTGCTTTTTTGCCTAAAATAGCTTCTCCAACAGCTGCTCCTAATACAATTTGAGTCAATGAATCCATATACTTTACAAAAGTAGGCTATACAAATTAAATAACATACAATACTTTTTTATATACAGTATTTTGATAAGTAACCTTTGTTACTGACCAATAGCTTTTATCACTCTATTTTTGTTCTATCAAATTATTTAGATTAATGAAAAACACATATCTACCCATATTTTCTTTTTTATTATTGAGTCTTTCCATACAAGCACAAAAGCAAGTGGCTATATCGAAATATGAAGTCTTTTCTAGAGTTACAGACCAAAACACTTCTATTAAAATTTCTCAACAAGAATTTAATGCAGCCAAAGCAGATTACAGACAAACAAACGCTGTGTTTTTACCAAATATTACAGCAAGTCATACGGTAATAGCAACGACTAATCCTTTAATGGCTTTTGGTTCTAAATTGAATCAGGAAATTTTAACACAGAGTGATTTTAACCCTGCTTTGTTAAACAATCCTTCTCAGATTGAAAACTACGCTACAAAGTTAGAAATTCAGCAGCCATTAATCAATTTAGATGGCATTTACCAACGCAAAGCAGCCAAATCTAAAATGGAAGCCATGTCATTAAAAACAGAACGCACACAAGACTATTTAGTGTTTGAAGTAGACAAAGCTTACATGCAATTGCAATTAGCCTATAAAGCAGTAGATGTTTTAGAAAAAGCGTTAGAAGTAGCAAATGCCAACAAAAAATTAGCAGATGATAGTTTTAAACAAGGTTATTTACAACGTGCAGATGTGTTGAATGTAGAAGTACGAGTTACTGAAGTTCAAAATCAATTACAAACGGCTAAAAGTAATGTGCAAAATGCCTCTAACTATTTGTCTTTTTTAATGAATGATGAAAGCTATGTGGTGTACACACCAACCGATGAATTAACCATCGCAGCCTTTACCTTGACAGATAAATCAGTTTCAGAAAGCCGATCTGATATCAAAGCCATGCAATTAGCATCAAACGCTTATGAAGCAATGAATAAAGCTGATAAAATGACTTTTTTACCACGTTTAAACGCTTTTGGAAGTTACGAGTTATATGATGATAAAATTTTTCAAGGAGATGCAAATGGGTATTTATTTGGAGCACAACTAAGTTGGGATATTTTTCAAGGATCTAAACGTTTTGGAAAAGTTCAAAAAAGTAAAGCCGAATTTGAAAAATCGAAATTAGAATACAAACAATACGTATCTCAAAGTAATTTAGAATTAAACAAAGCAAAACGCGCTTTTTTAGATGCTGATAATACCTTAAAACTAACAACTTTAGCATTACAACAATCTGAAGAATCTTTAAGAATTAGAACCAATCGATTTAAAGAAGGTTTAGAAAAAACATCCGATTTATTAATGGCAGAAACGCAATATGCTCAAAAGCAATTGGAATACTATCAAACCATTTTCGAATACAACTATACACAAGCGTATTTACAATTTTTAACTAAAGAATAATTTTTAAGATGAAGAAATATATATTCCTATTAAGCCTAACTACAGCCTCCTTTTTTATAACAAGTTGTGGTAGCGAAGACAAAAAAGTGGTTGCAGATAATTCGCCTGCAATTCGCGTAAAAGTGCATCAAGTTACAGCAAATGGTAAAAGTCCTTTTTTGAGTGTAAGCGGTAAAATTCAATCTTCAAATAGTGCAGATTTAAGTACTAGAATGATGGGTTATGTAAACAAAGTACACGTAAATGTTGGCGATAAGGTACGTAAAGGACAATTATTAGTCTCAATTAATAATAGTGATTTACAAGCTAAAAAAGCACAAGTAAATGCTGGAATTACTGAAGCGACTGCTGCTTTTAACAATGCTCAAAAAGATTACAACCGTTTTAAAAATTTATTTGCAGATAATAGTGCATCCCAAAAAGAAATGGATGATATGACTGCTAAATTTGAAATAGCTAAAGCGCGTTTAGAAGCTGCTAATCAAATGAAAAATGAAGTTAACGCACAATTTGCTTACAGCAATATTACAGCACCTTTTAACGGAACAGTGACTAGTAAAAACGTAGAAACTGGAAATATGGCAAATCCTGGAGTGCCATTAATAAGTATTGAAACGCCTGGAAATTTTGAAGTGATGGCCATGATTCCTGAAACTGAGATTTCTGCTATTAAAAAAGGAACTACAGTTAATGTATTGGTAAAATCGATTAGCAAAACCTTGAAAGGAAAAGTAAAAGAAGTGAGTACTTCTGCTAAAAATACTGGTGGACAATATTTAGTGAAAATAGATTTAGATAAAACGGATGCCAATATTTTATCAGGCATGTTTACTACAGTTCAATTTCCTGTGGAAAGAAAAGCAACGTCATCAATGGTTTTAATTCCTACAGATGCTATTGTAACCAACGGACAATTATCTGGAGTGTATACAGTAAGCCAAAGCAATACAGCACTGTTACGTTGGTTGCGATTAGGTAGAACTTTTGGAGATCAAGTGGAAGTTTTATCTGGTTTAAATGCTGAAGAAGCATACATTGTTTCAGCTGAAGGAAAACTGTTTAATGGCGCGAAAATTATTCCATCCTCAATCCTTCCCAAAGGGAAGGAAGCCAGTGTGAAAATTAAGTGATATAAATATGCTGTAAGTACTCATTGTTGTCGGTTTGAAGAAGCTTCTTTAAACTATAAAAAAAATAAATATTAACTAAAAATAACCCATAACATTTCCCTTTCCATTGGAAAGGGTTAGGGATAGGAATATGAAAGAAGGAATCGCAGGTAAAATTGCCAAAGTCTTTATGCAGTCGAAGCTTACAGTGCTTTTAATGATTGTATTTATGGTGGTTGGTGTGTACAGTTCGTTTTTAATTCCACGTGAAGAAGAACCACAAATTGATGTGCCTATGGCAGACATTTTTGTGGGTTATCCCGGAGCAAGTCCTACGGAAGTGGAATCGCGCGTAATTAAACCTTTAGAGCAATTAATTTCGAATATTAAAGGTGTGGAATATGTGTATTCTATGTCCATGAAAGAGCAAGGAATGGTCATCGTTCAGTTTTATGTTGGCGAAGATATTGAGCGTTCTTTTGTGAAATTATACAACGAAATTAACAAGCACATGGACCAAATGCCAGCTGGTGTAACATTTCCCTTAGTGAAAACACGTGCGATTGATGATGTGCCAATGTTGGGATTAACGTTGTGGAGTGAAAATTATGACGATTACCAGTTAAACCAGATGGCTCAAGAGTTAGAAGCCGAAATTAAGAAGATAAACGACGTCGCTATTACGCATAAAATTGGTGGTAGAGATCGTCAATTACGTGTGGTTTTAGATAAAGATAAATTGGCTGGAAGCGGATTGGATTTCTTGTCGGTTTCGGAAATGATCAAATTGAATAACAGCCAATTAAGTGCTGGTAGTTTTGATAAAAATGATACTGAATTTTTAGTAAATACAGGTGCTTTTTTAGCTTCGGTTACAGATGTTGAAAATTTGGTGGTTGGTGTACAACAAAATCAGCCAATATATTTAAAACAAGTTGCAACAATAATTGATGGTCCAGAAGTACCACAAAATTATGTGAGTTTAGGTTTTGGAAAAGGTAGTGAAAAAGCATCGGAATACAGATCAGAGTATCCAGCTGTTACCATTTCAGTTGCTAAAAGAAAAGGAGCTGATGCCATGAAAATTGCAGATGTTATTATTGATAAAGTAGAACATTTACGTAGCACTCTAATTCCTGATGATGTACATGTTGAAGTGACTAGAAATTATGGTGAAACGGCATCAAATAAAGTTTCCGAGCTTCTATGGCATCTTATAGGCTCTATATTTGCAGTAACTCTAGTGGTTATGCTAGCCATGGGTTGGCGTGGTGGTTTGGTTGTGTTTTTATCAGTCCCAATTACATTTGCATTAACCTTATTGAGTTACTATATGCTCGACTACACGCTAAACCGAATCACCTTATTTGCTTTAGTATTTGTAACAGGAATTGTTGTAGATGACTCCATTATTATTGCTGAAAATATGCACAGGCATTTTAAAATGAAACGCTTGCCTTTTAAACAAGCTGCTTTATATGCCATTAACGAAGTTGGAAACCCAACCATATTAGCAACATTTACGGTTATAGCATCCGTTTTACCTATGGCTTTTGTATCTGGATTAATGGGACCGTATATGGCACCAATGCCAATTGGAGCTTCTATTGCTATGATATTATCTTTATTTGTAGCCTTAACGATTACACCTTATTTAGGTTATATTTTCTTAAGAGAAAAAGATAAAAAAGGGGTAGAAGAAAAACCAGAAAAACCTGTTGAAGAAACTTTAATTTATAGGGTTTACAACAAATTCGAACGTCCTTTATTAGAAAACAAAAAGATACGGTGGATGTTTTTAGGAGGAACATTTATCCTCTTAATGGCTACAATGGTCTTGTTTTTCACTAAATCTGTTGCTGTGAAAATGTTGCCTTTTGATAATAAAAATGAATTTCAAATCGTGATAGATATGCCTGAAGGAGCCACATTGGAACGTACAGGAGTTGTAACACAAGAAATTGCTCAGTATTTATCCACACGGCCTGAAGTAGTGAATTACCAAAATTATATTGGCACCTCTGCCCCTATTACTTTTAACGGTTTGGTACGTCATTACGATTTACGTGGTGGGAGTAATATGGCAGACATTCAAGTGAATTTATTGGATAAAGAAGAACGTAGTGCTCAAAGTCACGATATTGCTAAATTATTGCGTCCAGACATTCAAAAAATTGCTTCAAAATACCATGCGAATGTAAAATTAGTAGAAGTACCACCTGGACCACCAGTACTGTCAACCATTGTTGCCGAAATTTATGGTCCTAATTACACCGAGCAAATTAAAATTGCAAATAGTATTCAAAATATCTTAAAAAACACAGATGACGTGGTTGATATCGATTGGATGGTGGAGGCAGATCAAACCGAATATCAATTCAACATCAATAAAGAAAAAGCAATGTTATATGGCGTTGCACCACAGCAAATTGCATACACGATGAATATGGCGTTATCTAACAGAGCCATTACTAATTTGTATGATGAAAATGCTATAAATCAAGTTGGTTTGATATTGGCTTTAGATGAAAAAGAAAAATCGACTATTTCTGATATTTCGCAATTAAAAGTGAAATCAAAACAAGGAAATATGGTGCCAATTGCCGATTTAGTTGATATTAAACAAACCACTGCGGCAAAAAGTATTTACCACAAAAATCAAAAACGGGTCGTGTACGTTATGGCTGATATGGCGGGTGAATTAGAAAGTCCTGCATATGCTATACTTGGAATGGAGGAAAAACTAAAAGAAATTCCATTACCAAAAGGCTACGAGATTAACGAGATGTATTTAGGTCAACCCGATTTTGAAGATAATTACACCGTAAAATGGGATGGTGAATGGCAGATTACTTTAGAAGTATTTAGAGATTTAGGAATTGCTTTTTTAGGTGCCATTATTTTAATTTATATTTTAATTGTTGGATGGTTTCAAAACTTCAAAGCACCAATAGTTATGATGGTTGCAATACCATTATCATTAATCGGAATTATTTTAGGTCACTGGATTATGGGCGCTTTTTTTACAGCAACTTCTTTTATTGGAATGATTGCGTTAGCAGGAATTATGGTTAGAAATTCAGTATTACTTATCGACTTTATCAATTTAAGAACAGCTGAAGGTGTACCATTAAAACAAGCCGCTATTGAAGCAGGTGCAGTACGTACAACTCCTATTTTATTAACAGCAGGAACCGTTGTTATTGGAGCATTCGTGATATTATTTGATCCCATATTTCAAGGGTTAGCCATTTCGTTAATGGGAGGGACAATTGTTTCAACCATATTAACATTGTTGGTTGTGCCCCTTGTGTATTACATGATAGAAAAGAAAAATCATAAATAAAAACTAATAAAATGAAATTAGTCATAGTTACAGCAGTAGAACAGTTTCAGAAAGATGTTTTGAAATTATTTAAGAATGCAAATATTGAAAATTTTAGTAGTTCAGATATTGATGGATACAAAAACGGATCCTCTCTATTAATGACTTCTAATTGGTTTTCTTCAGGAAAAGGAGGTAATGAGTCTAGCTTGTTCTTTTCTTTTACAGATGATGAAAACATTGATGATTTATTTAATTTAATAAAAGAATTTAACAAAAATTTAGAAACGAACAATCCAATAAAAGCCGTGGTTGTTCCTATTGAAAAATTTATATAAACTTAAAATCAATTAAAATGTTAAACACATATTTTAGAATTATTGTAGGTACCATGGTATTATTGAGTGTGGTACTTACCGTTTATGTAAACCAAAACTGGATGTGGTTTACTGTATTTATTGGTATAAATTTAATCCAGTCTGCATTTACAAAATGGTGTCTATTGGAAACGATTTTAATAAAATTGGGTGTAAAACATTAAAAATCTAATTTTGCTTGTAAATACCATGGAATCCATTCAAAACATCCTAAAAGAAAGTAAAAATTTAAAAATTCACTTATAAGGTTGGATTTAATAGTTTTTAAAACTATGGGATTTTTACATTTAAAACACCTACCTTGTCTTTTAAAGAAGAATTATTATTTCATCTTTACAATTGTATTAAGTTTAATTTCTTTAGAAGAAGAACCTACTTGAATTCTAAATTTTCCGGATTCTGCTTTCCATTGTTTAGTATTAATATCCCAAAAAGAGAAAGAGCGATTATTTAATACAATTTCTATCTGTTTTGATTCTCCAGGCTGGAGATAAACTTTTAAAAACCCTTTTAACTCCTTCTCAGGTCTTGGCACACTAGAATCGATATCAGATACATAAACTTGTACAACTTCAGATCCTGCAACCTTACTTGTGTTTTTTACTTCAAAAGATACTATAACCTCATTATCTGATGTAAATGATTGGGGAGTAACATGTAACTTTTTATAAGAAAAATTAGAATACGACAAACCATGTCCAAAAGGGAATAATGGCTCAACCTTTTTGGAATCATACCAGCGATAACCAACAAAAACACCTTCATTATAATTTACATCATAAACAGGGTGTTCGTGTTCTGGTGTTGGGTCGGTTACCTCTTCTCCAGTTGGAAGATAAGGGTATCCTAAAGTATTTTCAAAATGTTTTTCAATAGAAATAGGTAATTTACCGGAAGGATTTGTTTTTCCAGAAAGAATCTCTGCTAATGCCACATTTCCAATTTGACCAGGATACCATCCATATATTATAGCTGCAACTTTATCAGCCCAATTTGTCATTTTAATACCAGACCCCGAATTTACAATAACAATAGTATTTTTATTTGCTTCTACTATTTTAAGAATTTGATTTTCATCTTCTTCTGGCAGATTAAATGGTCTATCAGAACCTTCTTCATCAAAAGTTCCAATACTAGCTAATACAATATCCGCTTGTTTTAATTCATCTATACTTGGTTTTTCTTTATACTCTATTTGGTTACCAAATTCAGTTTTAAGGGCGTCTAATAAAACAACATTATTATAACCTTTTACATAAGCAGCACCTCCACCTCTTGCAAATTTAGCAGCATATTTTCCTGTAATAAGTATTTTATGATTTTTGGCTTTTGATAGAGGAAGAATTGCATTTGAATTTTTTAATAAAATAGTTCCTTCTCTTGCTGTATTTAATGCTACTAGTTCATGAGCATCATAATTAACGTCTCCATTCATTTTTGTGCTATTATAAATTCCCATAGCAAAACAAGTTCTTAAAATACTTTTTGCCATTCGATCTATATCAGATTCGAGCACTTTTCCTTGGTCAATTTTTTCTTTAATTCCTTTTAATGAAGTAGCCCAAGGCATTTCTAAATCAAGTCCAGATTTTGAAACCTTTTCTCCATCATAAACAGACCACCAATCACTCATAACAAGCCATTTAAAACCTAAATCCTTTTTGAGTAATTTGTTTATTACATAATGACTCTGACCCGTCCATTCTCCATTAATTTGGTTATAAGCAGTCATAACAGCTAAGGCGCCAGCGTCAATTCCTGCTTCAAATGCAGGCATATATATTTCCTGTAAAGCACGTTCATCCACTATCGAATTACTTCTTCGACGTTTAAACTCTGTTTGATTACCAAGAAAGTGCTTTAAAGTAGCTATCGTACCAGTACTTTGAAGACCTTTAACATAGTTCTCAATCATTCGAGCTGCAAGAAAAGGATCTTCTCCAAAATATTCAAAATTTCTTCCATTCTGTGAAATACGATATATATTCATCCCAGGACCTAATAAAACACGTATGTTTCCTGCACGACATTCTTCTCCTATACTTTTTGCGTAATCATGCGAAAGTTGAGGATTCCATGTTGAGGCGAGCAAAATTGGAGCAGGAAATGCAGTTGATTTCTCTATACCTACCCCCCATTTAACTTTACCTTTTTCATCCCAAGCTAATCGCACTCCCTGAGTTGCATCTGCTGTAATTACAGGTGGAATATTAAGCCGCTTTATACCTCTTATTAACATATCGTCTCCTGCTATTAATTCTATTTTTTCGTCCAGAGTCATTTGTTGCAAGATTTCGTTTGCTTTTTTATCTGCTTCTTCAAAATTTAACGTAGTATTAAACGGTTTAATGGTTTGACAATAGCTATTAAAAACCATTAAACCTAATATTAATAGGAGTGGCATTTTTATTGTTATATTTCTTATCATTTTTTATTTAATTGTGAGTTATAAAATCACTTTTTTTGATTTTATAACAGATTGATATCTACTGTTTATTCTTAAATTTTTCCGATCGGTCTGTTTTCTTTTCCTTTTACATTTGTTAATGCATCTCCTAGTTTAATTCTCATATCATCGGCAAGGGATTTAATCACCTCAACTACTTCTGGGTTTTCAACTGCTACATTCGTAGTTTCACTTATATCTATAGATAAATTATAAAGCTCTATATCATCCATAATTTTATATTCGTAATTAACAGGGTATCCATTTTCACCTCCTAGGCGACTATTCAAAGTGCGATACCTATGAGGAAAATACATTTTCCAGTTTTTATACCTTACTCCATGAAGCTCATTTGTATGATAATAAAAATAATAAGCTTCTTGTGGACTTACAGTAGACTCTCCTGTCCAAATATTCCATACACTTTTTCCATCAATGATACTTTTAGGAAGTGAAGATTTTGTTATTTCAGCAATAGTTGGTAAAATATCAATATTCATTATTGGGATGTTAATAGTTCTCCCTAATTTAATTTTTTTTGGATAGT
The genomic region above belongs to Mariniflexile litorale and contains:
- a CDS encoding glycoside hydrolase family 3 C-terminal domain-containing protein; amino-acid sequence: MIRNITIKMPLLLILGLMVFNSYCQTIKPFNTTLNFEEADKKANEILQQMTLDEKIELIAGDDMLIRGIKRLNIPPVITADATQGVRLAWDEKGKVKWGVGIEKSTAFPAPILLASTWNPQLSHDYAKSIGEECRAGNIRVLLGPGMNIYRISQNGRNFEYFGEDPFLAARMIENYVKGLQSTGTIATLKHFLGNQTEFKRRRSNSIVDERALQEIYMPAFEAGIDAGALAVMTAYNQINGEWTGQSHYVINKLLKKDLGFKWLVMSDWWSVYDGEKVSKSGLDLEMPWATSLKGIKEKIDQGKVLESDIDRMAKSILRTCFAMGIYNSTKMNGDVNYDAHELVALNTAREGTILLKNSNAILPLSKAKNHKILITGKYAAKFARGGGAAYVKGYNNVVLLDALKTEFGNQIEYKEKPSIDELKQADIVLASIGTFDEEGSDRPFNLPEEDENQILKIVEANKNTIVIVNSGSGIKMTNWADKVAAIIYGWYPGQIGNVALAEILSGKTNPSGKLPISIEKHFENTLGYPYLPTGEEVTDPTPEHEHPVYDVNYNEGVFVGYRWYDSKKVEPLFPFGHGLSYSNFSYKKLHVTPQSFTSDNEVIVSFEVKNTSKVAGSEVVQVYVSDIDSSVPRPEKELKGFLKVYLQPGESKQIEIVLNNRSFSFWDINTKQWKAESGKFRIQVGSSSKEIKLNTIVKMK